The proteins below are encoded in one region of Phaseolus vulgaris cultivar G19833 chromosome 1, P. vulgaris v2.0, whole genome shotgun sequence:
- the LOC137815893 gene encoding uncharacterized protein encodes MAEDFPSIISKAVESSTRKLQDDLFTLRTKNNSIRIEVERLSCNLTLAEIEHSRVEDAMSTELRVARKEATDLRHKVQLLAQEKIELGSKLVPYRVKVADLEALIKTDAAEVKKLEQRSADREVFLGKVEKERDDTMAKLAEANEEKGKIAAELGQVQAESKKILAARFEAAREQFACLFPDLDLTMVSLNNEVVDGKVVPAED; translated from the exons atggcggaggatttcccctccattatatctaaagctgtggagagctccaccaggaagctccaggatgacctcttcacaCTCCGAACCAAGAATAACTCCATAAGGATTGAGGTGGAGAGGCtatcctgcaatctgacactcgccgagattgagcactcccgagtagaagatgccatgagcaccgagctccgggtggcgcgcaaggaggccaccgatctacgccataaggtgcagcttttggctcaagagaaaattgagctggggAGCAAGCTagtaccttatcgcgtcaaagtggctgacctggaggccttgattaaaactgacgccgccGAGGTGAAGAAGCTcgaacaaaggtcagccgatcgggaggtcttcctgggaaaggtggagaaggagagggatgacaccatggctaagcttGCCGAAGCTAACGAAGAAAAAGGGAAGATCgccgctgaactgggccaggtgcaggcagaatccaagaag attcttgctgctagattcgaggccgcccgggaacagttcgcctgcctgtTCCCTGATCTAGATCTTACCATGGTGtccctcaacaacgaggtggtggatgggaaggttgttcctgctgaagactga
- the LOC137815895 gene encoding uncharacterized protein translates to MDTYSSAESSKPCSTHRAYVLNELKEARKALAQKDEALQRLEERMAKIELKQEGVTHSLHSRHISPRHSSKSSSNAHDNGQDTRRRRHRHPANWGGHHHEQRHQQETKPQVHFMKIPSFNGDSDPNVYLDWDAKCEQNFNTFEVEEGQKVTLAVLEFVDYAMKWWHSYVTDICYNKRPPVVFWNDLVECMRFRFVPPHFRKDLMLKL, encoded by the coding sequence atGGATACATATTCAAGTGCTGAATCTTCTAAGCCATGCTCTACTCATAGagcttatgttcttaatgaaTTGAAAGAAGCAAGGAAGGCTCTTGCTCAAAAGGATGAAGCCTTGCAAAGATTGGAAGAACGTATGGCCAAAATTGAATTGAAGCAAGAAGGAGTTACCCATTCTTTGCATAGTAGACACATTTCTCCTCGCCATTCTTCCAAGAGCTCTTCAAATGCTCACGACAATGGACAGGATactagaagaaggaggcatcgtCATCCTGCCAATTGGGGAGGCCACCACCATGAACAAAGACATCAACAAGAGACCAAACCCCAAGTTCATTTTATGAAAATTCCAAGCtttaatggggatagtgatccaaatgtgtatttagattgggacgctaaatgtgaacaaaattTTAACACCTTTGAGGTTGAGGAGGGCCAAAAGGTGACGCTAGCCGTTCTAGAATTtgttgattatgccatgaaatggtggcatagctATGTAACGGACATTTGttataacaagagacctcccgtggtctTTTGGAACGATTTGGTTGAGTGTATGCGCTTTAGAttcgtgccaccacactttaggaaagacctcatgttgaagctctaa